One Leptospira bouyouniensis DNA window includes the following coding sequences:
- a CDS encoding chemotaxis protein CheA, giving the protein MEREDVLEYLTEAKECLENIEAGLLNFEKTTLDGSLVERDLLDTLFRHFHTVKGSSGFFGLSGIVKIAHAAENLLDYLRNKPEVQDEETLEILLNALDILNELVVHEENSPTGGDLYSEAQIQFLEITNQKLTELKNLGMETPMDSSSQRNIKEFGLFEEENLKPSPSEEFGLFQPEPSIQSNKEFGIFQKETSTNNAEFGLFDKPNDTEQKSVIETPPNISFTKKEEKKVVQKKDIRIDTDKLDSLLDIVGEIVINEPMVTEHPDLQKLKLENFHKSALQLKKLIRSLQEITLSLRMVPISGVFSRMERLVRDTAKKTGKQVELIIAGEDTEIDKSIIEEMYDPLVHIIRNAIDHGLETPEERKEVGKSPKGKIHLTAVQSGKEVWIEVKDDGKGLQRDKILRKAISLGLIHPSDVENLKDEEVWDFLFHPGFSTANEVTDLSGRGVGLDVVRKNVTTLKGFVDVSSNQSQGTVFLIRVPLTLAIIEGLVVRKSETYFILPSVDVKETIYIKNEPINELYRNNHSIQYRENQISIVDIDLLFGKESELNHNKSIAEKYMIVTESHENQMGIVFDEILGNQSIVIKPISPLFKNINGLAGCTILGNGHAGLILDVRKLINQHMAIQNT; this is encoded by the coding sequence ATGGAAAGAGAAGATGTTTTAGAATACCTAACGGAAGCAAAAGAATGTTTAGAAAACATTGAAGCTGGGCTTTTAAATTTTGAAAAAACTACATTAGATGGAAGTTTAGTTGAAAGAGATTTACTTGATACTTTGTTTCGTCACTTTCATACCGTCAAAGGGAGTTCTGGATTTTTTGGACTGTCTGGTATTGTCAAAATTGCACATGCAGCAGAAAACCTTTTAGATTATTTGCGAAATAAACCGGAAGTGCAAGATGAAGAAACCTTGGAGATCCTATTAAATGCACTTGATATTCTGAACGAACTAGTTGTCCATGAAGAGAATTCGCCAACTGGTGGTGATTTGTATTCAGAAGCTCAAATCCAATTTTTAGAAATTACAAATCAAAAACTCACAGAACTGAAAAACCTAGGAATGGAAACTCCCATGGATTCAAGTTCACAAAGGAACATCAAAGAATTCGGGTTATTCGAAGAAGAAAATCTTAAACCATCCCCCTCGGAAGAATTTGGACTGTTTCAGCCTGAGCCTTCTATTCAGAGTAACAAAGAATTTGGTATTTTCCAAAAGGAAACATCCACTAACAACGCAGAATTTGGTTTATTTGACAAACCAAATGATACAGAACAAAAATCTGTAATAGAAACACCACCTAACATTTCTTTCACAAAAAAAGAAGAAAAAAAAGTGGTTCAAAAAAAAGACATCCGTATCGACACCGATAAACTAGACTCTCTCTTAGACATAGTGGGTGAAATTGTCATCAATGAACCTATGGTGACCGAACACCCTGATCTGCAAAAACTGAAACTCGAAAACTTTCATAAATCAGCACTTCAATTAAAAAAGTTAATCCGAAGTTTACAAGAAATCACGCTTAGTTTACGAATGGTGCCGATCTCAGGTGTATTTTCTAGAATGGAAAGACTTGTACGTGATACGGCAAAAAAAACCGGGAAACAAGTAGAACTAATCATTGCAGGTGAGGATACAGAGATTGATAAATCTATCATTGAAGAAATGTATGATCCACTTGTCCATATCATACGGAATGCTATTGATCATGGCTTAGAAACTCCAGAAGAAAGAAAAGAAGTTGGGAAATCTCCAAAAGGTAAAATTCATTTAACAGCAGTCCAATCAGGAAAAGAAGTTTGGATTGAAGTTAAAGATGATGGGAAGGGTTTGCAAAGAGATAAAATCCTTAGGAAGGCAATTTCACTAGGACTGATCCACCCAAGTGACGTTGAAAATTTAAAAGATGAAGAAGTATGGGATTTTTTATTCCATCCAGGATTTTCTACTGCAAACGAAGTCACTGACTTATCTGGAAGAGGAGTAGGACTTGATGTTGTGCGAAAAAATGTAACAACTTTGAAAGGATTTGTTGATGTCAGCTCAAACCAATCACAAGGAACCGTTTTTTTAATCAGAGTTCCATTAACACTCGCCATTATCGAAGGTTTGGTAGTGCGTAAATCGGAAACTTACTTCATACTACCATCAGTTGATGTAAAAGAAACTATTTACATCAAAAATGAACCGATCAATGAATTATATCGTAACAATCATAGCATTCAATACCGTGAAAACCAAATCTCAATCGTTGACATTGATTTACTATTCGGAAAAGAATCGGAGCTCAATCATAACAAGTCAATAGCAGAAAAGTATATGATCGTTACAGAATCTCATGAGAATCAAATGGGGATTGTATTCGATGAAATTTTGGGGAATCAATCCATTGTCATCAAACCCATTTCCCCCCTATTCAAAAACATTAATGGGTTAGCAGGTTGTACCATCTTGGGTAATGGACATGCTGGTCTTATCTTAGATGTACGAAAATTAATTAATCAACATATGGCGATTCAGAACACATGA
- a CDS encoding PAS domain-containing sensor histidine kinase yields the protein MLPIEIDVIFAVTALSVVVNLVISIIIYFLSKNSKSEIKLTFTAYFLAVLVIRNYSLYLYGSTENVLYFFFSESLTLFSSYLLVLSISPIISRYISKKWIFSSFVLLYFLFVTLLLKEVNFFWFSLPSAIFNGSILILFGSIILSLNEYPKTIRIYFFFICFLLALQRLFFPYLFTIDWYKPLGYTINTLFMFLFGVACILFSFQVQTKKLNLSLFELETLQKAIKDVNVRLLIMYNQLPAIIYNIEFLPEPRTSYISSKMEEITGYGINYFYENSDFFRDIVIKEDQHKIEELFSGESPIILRMIHANGSIIWTEHYVNISNDILGIKKRIDVVALDITNSKKTEISLLQEKNLNSTVFDNAANLILLTNAKGLIENINPAALRVLQLNKDDVLNKYIQNIILVEEDREFLKEVLDDINEIQNIAESLILRYITKNSQTLYLEWRLGIIRDSKDEPSKIIWIGIDQTSKRTAELELKELNRSLEEKVKARTFELQTSNTELNSALFALREAQEKLIQNEKLASLGQLVSGLAHEINNPIGMIKSSVETLVAEWEDESQDIKDQTLNEILNLIIDSNDSGLRILTGITNRQARKSLTEVLKQNTILYPDELAELFVDSGIRNLSPSIIKKIQSAIGNQNDFKRLRKLLLMKQSSEHILYSIRRLSKITFTLKNFAGLQSNLELIDFSLKDTIHSAISLYKEYFLRDINLILNLDFEGKIRCIQGDLVQLWSQIIWNGIQAMSTKGTIWIRSYKTNESVIVEIEDSGIGIPIEQQSKVFMPFFSTKTSGDGLGLGLYLVKEIVIRHNANISFESVPGRTVFKVSFPITS from the coding sequence ATGTTGCCAATTGAAATCGATGTAATATTTGCAGTTACAGCACTTTCTGTTGTCGTTAACTTAGTTATTTCAATTATCATTTATTTTTTATCTAAAAATTCAAAGTCAGAAATCAAACTCACATTTACTGCTTATTTCCTTGCTGTTTTGGTCATTCGAAATTATTCCTTATACTTATACGGAAGCACAGAAAATGTTTTGTATTTCTTTTTTTCGGAGTCATTAACACTCTTTAGTTCTTATCTCCTTGTTTTATCAATTTCCCCCATCATTTCTAGATATATTTCAAAAAAATGGATCTTTTCTTCTTTTGTTTTACTCTATTTTCTGTTTGTCACTCTACTATTAAAAGAAGTTAATTTTTTTTGGTTCTCATTACCTTCTGCAATCTTCAATGGCTCAATTCTCATTTTATTTGGAAGTATTATTCTAAGTTTAAATGAATATCCTAAAACAATCAGAATTTATTTCTTTTTTATCTGTTTTTTACTCGCATTACAAAGGTTATTTTTCCCATATTTATTCACTATCGATTGGTATAAACCTTTAGGTTATACGATCAACACTTTGTTTATGTTTTTGTTCGGCGTAGCTTGTATCCTTTTTAGTTTTCAAGTACAAACCAAAAAATTAAATTTATCACTATTCGAATTAGAAACTTTACAAAAAGCGATCAAGGATGTAAACGTTCGTCTTTTGATTATGTACAATCAATTACCAGCCATCATTTATAATATTGAATTTTTACCTGAGCCAAGAACCTCTTATATTAGTTCTAAAATGGAAGAAATTACAGGATATGGTATCAATTATTTTTACGAAAATTCTGATTTTTTTCGAGACATTGTAATCAAAGAAGACCAACACAAAATAGAAGAACTTTTTTCCGGAGAATCACCTATCATCCTAAGAATGATTCATGCAAATGGTTCTATTATTTGGACAGAACATTACGTCAATATTTCCAATGATATTCTTGGTATTAAAAAAAGGATAGATGTCGTAGCACTCGATATCACAAATTCTAAAAAAACTGAAATTTCATTACTGCAAGAAAAGAACCTTAATTCAACCGTCTTTGACAATGCTGCAAATTTAATTCTCTTAACTAATGCAAAAGGTTTAATTGAAAATATCAATCCTGCAGCATTAAGAGTATTACAATTAAATAAAGATGATGTTTTAAATAAATACATTCAAAACATTATATTAGTAGAAGAAGATCGTGAATTTTTAAAAGAAGTTTTGGATGATATTAATGAAATTCAAAATATTGCTGAAAGTTTAATCCTTCGATACATCACAAAGAATTCACAAACTCTTTATTTAGAATGGCGGTTAGGGATCATTCGTGACTCAAAAGACGAACCTTCGAAAATTATTTGGATTGGAATTGATCAAACATCAAAAAGAACCGCAGAACTTGAATTAAAAGAACTAAATCGATCTTTGGAAGAAAAAGTAAAAGCGAGAACTTTTGAATTACAAACAAGTAATACCGAACTCAATTCCGCACTTTTTGCGTTGAGGGAAGCCCAAGAAAAATTAATCCAAAACGAAAAATTAGCATCTTTGGGACAACTTGTATCAGGTTTAGCACACGAAATCAACAATCCAATTGGGATGATCAAATCTTCTGTTGAAACATTGGTGGCAGAGTGGGAAGATGAATCTCAAGACATAAAAGACCAAACACTAAATGAAATCTTGAATTTAATCATTGATTCAAATGATTCTGGTCTACGTATTTTAACAGGAATTACAAATAGACAAGCCAGGAAATCACTTACAGAAGTATTAAAACAAAATACAATATTATATCCTGACGAACTTGCAGAATTGTTTGTTGATTCAGGAATTCGAAATTTATCTCCTTCGATCATTAAAAAAATTCAATCTGCAATCGGGAATCAAAATGATTTCAAACGATTGAGAAAACTTTTATTAATGAAACAATCTTCCGAACACATCCTATATTCAATTAGAAGATTATCAAAAATCACTTTCACATTAAAGAACTTTGCAGGACTCCAATCCAATTTGGAACTCATCGATTTTTCATTAAAAGATACAATTCATTCGGCTATATCTTTGTATAAGGAATATTTTTTAAGAGACATTAATTTAATTTTGAATTTAGATTTTGAAGGTAAAATTCGATGCATCCAAGGTGACTTAGTTCAACTCTGGAGCCAAATCATTTGGAATGGAATTCAAGCAATGTCAACAAAAGGAACGATTTGGATTCGAAGTTATAAAACCAATGAATCCGTGATTGTTGAAATTGAGGATTCCGGAATTGGTATCCCAATTGAACAACAATCTAAAGTTTTTATGCCATTTTTTTCAACTAAAACATCAGGTGACGGTTTAGGACTTGGGTTATACCTTGTGAAGGAAATTGTGATCAGGCACAATGCAAATATTAGTTTCGAATCAGTACCTGGTAGAACTGTTTTTAAAGTTAGTTTTCCAATTACATCTTGA
- a CDS encoding response regulator: MSSILIVDDSPAVLKIVRLALSSQGHEIIICQTGESALETLKANPNIVLGIFDFNMPGLAGVDLIRETKKIKTNSKFRILVLSSESKSEIISKALLEGADGWFIKPFKNEELIKKVSELVDPDVAN; encoded by the coding sequence ATGAGTTCGATTTTAATCGTAGATGATTCACCGGCAGTTTTAAAAATTGTGCGCCTTGCCTTAAGTAGTCAAGGTCATGAAATCATCATCTGTCAAACTGGTGAATCTGCTTTAGAAACCTTAAAAGCAAATCCTAATATTGTTCTTGGAATTTTTGATTTTAACATGCCAGGTTTGGCAGGGGTTGATCTGATTCGAGAAACAAAAAAAATAAAAACAAACTCTAAATTTAGGATCCTTGTTTTATCATCAGAAAGTAAGTCAGAAATAATCTCTAAAGCATTACTAGAAGGTGCAGATGGATGGTTTATCAAACCATTTAAAAATGAAGAATTAATCAAAAAAGTATCAGAGTTAGTCGATCCCGATGTTGCCAATTGA
- a CDS encoding pyridoxal phosphate-dependent aminotransferase, with translation MRRNIVHSGADALIYEIRQIVALAKQIEAMGVPITWENIGDPIQKGESIPVWMKDIVSGLVNQNKSWAYTATQGDETTRKFLAEKVNERGGAQITSEDILFFNGLGDAVAKIFGFMRREARILGPSPAYSTLSSAEAAHSGYEHLTYELNPNNDWMPDLEDIENKVKYNDSIAGILLINPDNPTGAVYPKEVMREIVKICEKYDIILICDETYAHVNYSEWGSIHLSEVIGDKVCGFALRSISKEFPWPGARCGWLEVFNRKNDPTFERYIKSLLDAKMLEVCSTTLPQLSIPLVYSHPEFLNHLKFRNLKFKKRAEKATQMLSGIPGVKVIQPKGAFYLTVLFEENALKPQMTLPIQNEKVKNFVAPLMEKAALDRRFVLHLLASAGICVVPLSSFCCNRNGFRVTLLEEDETKFEWIYKTLAENMKKYLES, from the coding sequence ATGAGAAGAAATATAGTCCATTCGGGTGCAGATGCACTCATTTACGAAATCCGCCAAATTGTGGCGCTTGCGAAACAAATCGAGGCAATGGGTGTGCCTATCACTTGGGAAAACATCGGTGATCCCATCCAAAAAGGGGAAAGTATTCCTGTTTGGATGAAGGACATTGTCAGTGGACTTGTGAACCAAAACAAATCTTGGGCCTATACAGCCACCCAAGGGGACGAAACAACACGTAAATTTTTAGCTGAAAAAGTAAATGAGAGAGGTGGTGCTCAAATTACTTCTGAAGACATTTTGTTTTTCAATGGACTTGGTGATGCCGTTGCAAAAATTTTTGGCTTTATGAGAAGAGAGGCAAGGATCCTTGGGCCTTCTCCCGCCTATTCCACGTTATCTTCCGCAGAAGCTGCTCATTCTGGTTACGAACATTTAACATACGAATTAAATCCTAACAATGATTGGATGCCAGATTTAGAAGATATAGAAAACAAAGTAAAATACAATGACTCAATTGCAGGTATTTTACTGATCAATCCGGACAATCCAACTGGAGCCGTATATCCAAAAGAGGTTATGCGTGAGATTGTTAAAATTTGTGAAAAATATGATATCATCCTAATTTGTGATGAAACTTATGCTCATGTAAATTATTCTGAATGGGGTAGTATCCATTTATCGGAAGTAATAGGTGATAAGGTATGTGGATTTGCACTTCGTTCGATTTCAAAGGAATTTCCTTGGCCAGGTGCAAGATGTGGATGGTTGGAAGTATTTAATCGTAAAAATGATCCAACATTCGAGAGATATATAAAATCATTGTTAGATGCCAAAATGTTGGAAGTTTGTTCCACAACATTACCTCAGCTCTCTATCCCTTTGGTTTATTCTCATCCTGAATTTTTGAACCATTTGAAATTTAGAAATTTAAAATTCAAAAAAAGAGCTGAAAAAGCGACTCAGATGTTATCTGGAATTCCAGGTGTCAAAGTAATCCAACCTAAAGGTGCTTTTTATTTAACTGTACTATTTGAAGAAAATGCACTGAAACCTCAGATGACATTACCAATTCAAAATGAAAAGGTAAAAAACTTTGTCGCTCCGTTAATGGAAAAAGCAGCTCTTGATCGACGTTTCGTATTACACCTATTAGCTTCGGCAGGTATTTGTGTGGTTCCACTTAGTTCCTTTTGTTGTAACCGAAATGGATTTAGGGTGACTTTGTTAGAAGAAGATGAAACCAAGTTTGAATGGATTTATAAAACTCTAGCCGAAAATATGAAAAAGTATTTAGAATCTTAA
- a CDS encoding protein-glutamate methylesterase/protein-glutamine glutaminase, protein MKKHTVIVVDDQRSVRSMIKRWIESDPNWEVVGEASNPFEARDQIIEKQPDVMTLDVHMPEMDGIEFLKKLLPQHPMPVIMFSSSTTEGTSITLEALDAGAFDYVTKPSGTPESLIEAKEDLLSKLNASLAYDVSVFHNSKKGLQTNNVKSKKDITFKSKVILIGSSTGGTTTLRKLLDDVDDSFPPILVAQHMPENFTALFAGRLNAELNTKVIEAKDKQLLENGIVYIAPGNFHLEVQKINNELYTKITQTDKVNGHRPSVDVLFNSVVNCGMGKQSLAIILTGMGNDGAKGLLNLKNNGCLTIGQNKETCVVYGMPKVAFEIGAVMFQLPLEQITDKVKELGSK, encoded by the coding sequence ATGAAAAAACATACAGTGATAGTCGTAGATGACCAACGCTCTGTAAGAAGTATGATCAAACGTTGGATTGAATCAGATCCGAATTGGGAAGTTGTAGGCGAAGCATCAAACCCATTCGAAGCCAGGGACCAAATCATTGAAAAACAACCAGATGTAATGACCTTAGATGTTCACATGCCAGAAATGGATGGAATTGAATTTTTAAAAAAACTCCTTCCACAACATCCTATGCCAGTCATAATGTTTAGTTCCTCAACAACTGAAGGTACATCAATCACTTTGGAAGCACTTGATGCAGGTGCCTTTGACTATGTAACAAAACCATCCGGTACACCAGAAAGTCTGATTGAAGCTAAAGAAGATTTATTAAGTAAGTTGAATGCATCTTTAGCATATGATGTTTCCGTTTTTCACAATTCAAAAAAAGGTCTTCAAACAAATAATGTTAAATCAAAAAAGGATATTACATTCAAATCCAAAGTAATTTTGATAGGCTCAAGTACAGGTGGGACAACTACCCTTAGAAAGTTACTCGATGATGTTGATGATTCCTTCCCTCCGATTCTTGTTGCCCAACATATGCCTGAGAATTTCACGGCACTTTTTGCAGGAAGATTAAATGCAGAATTAAATACTAAAGTAATCGAAGCAAAAGACAAACAACTTTTGGAAAATGGCATCGTTTACATTGCACCAGGGAATTTCCATCTAGAGGTTCAAAAAATCAATAACGAACTGTATACAAAAATTACACAGACTGACAAAGTTAATGGCCATCGACCCTCTGTTGATGTACTTTTTAATTCGGTTGTAAATTGTGGGATGGGAAAACAGTCTCTCGCTATCATTCTTACCGGAATGGGGAATGATGGAGCAAAAGGATTATTAAATTTGAAAAATAATGGATGCCTTACTATAGGACAAAACAAAGAAACTTGTGTGGTATATGGGATGCCAAAGGTTGCATTTGAAATTGGTGCTGTAATGTTCCAACTCCCATTGGAACAAATAACGGACAAAGTAAAAGAGTTGGGCTCCAAATGA
- the murI gene encoding glutamate racemase, whose translation MNSRGRYKIGIFDSGLGGLSVLRTLWKETSNIDYIYFGDLVHSPYGQKSKQKVIELSKNAFDYLIEKDCEAVLFACNTATSAAADFLRNQHSIPIFGMEPAIKPALVENPGVKIAVFATQLTLKEEKFKNLVSGLTKGSEVLPVPCEGLAKLIDSDRWEDAWDFLDTKIKMVLPETEIIVLGCTHYVFLRERIQYHYPNLKVYDGNFGTSLHMKKILQLPDGSKENKNQLDILLNTSESDYVHLAGRIAKTITPNHTLSLINTTIGKLHV comes from the coding sequence ATGAATTCTCGCGGCAGATACAAAATAGGTATTTTTGATTCAGGATTAGGTGGCCTTTCTGTATTACGTACTTTATGGAAAGAAACATCTAATATCGATTATATTTATTTTGGTGATTTGGTTCATTCACCTTATGGACAAAAATCGAAACAAAAAGTCATTGAACTTTCAAAAAATGCTTTTGATTATCTCATCGAAAAAGATTGTGAGGCAGTTTTGTTTGCATGTAATACTGCAACCTCAGCGGCTGCGGATTTTTTAAGGAACCAACATTCCATTCCAATTTTTGGAATGGAGCCAGCCATTAAACCTGCGTTAGTCGAGAATCCTGGAGTAAAAATTGCAGTATTTGCGACTCAATTAACTCTGAAAGAAGAAAAATTTAAAAATTTAGTTTCAGGCCTAACAAAAGGATCTGAAGTTTTGCCAGTTCCATGTGAAGGATTAGCGAAGCTGATTGATTCTGATCGATGGGAAGATGCATGGGACTTTTTAGATACAAAGATTAAGATGGTTCTGCCAGAAACAGAGATCATTGTTTTGGGTTGTACTCATTATGTTTTTTTAAGAGAAAGAATCCAATACCATTATCCAAATTTGAAAGTATACGATGGGAATTTTGGTACTTCATTGCATATGAAGAAGATACTACAATTACCAGATGGTTCAAAGGAAAATAAAAACCAACTCGATATCTTGTTGAATACATCTGAATCAGATTATGTGCATCTTGCTGGTAGGATTGCAAAAACAATCACTCCAAATCATACCTTGTCTTTAATTAATACTACTATAGGAAAACTCCATGTCTGA
- a CDS encoding response regulator has protein sequence MARILTVDDAPAVLKILNLVLTTDGHEVESASNGMEALEKIQNSKFDIGIFDVNMPGMTGIELTEKTLKSENGKTMKIVMLTTESSEEMKNKGKAAGAVGWLVKPFANESLTKLISQLI, from the coding sequence ATGGCTAGAATATTAACAGTTGATGATGCACCTGCAGTGCTAAAAATTCTAAACTTGGTATTAACAACAGATGGGCATGAAGTTGAGTCTGCCTCCAATGGAATGGAAGCCTTAGAGAAAATTCAAAACTCAAAATTTGACATTGGTATCTTTGATGTCAATATGCCTGGCATGACTGGCATTGAACTCACTGAAAAAACATTAAAATCAGAAAATGGAAAAACCATGAAAATCGTCATGTTAACGACTGAATCAAGCGAAGAAATGAAAAACAAAGGGAAAGCAGCAGGGGCGGTTGGTTGGCTTGTAAAACCTTTTGCAAATGAATCTCTAACCAAACTTATTTCCCAATTGATTTAA
- the purM gene encoding phosphoribosylformylglycinamidine cyclo-ligase, whose amino-acid sequence MSDQNKVTYKDAGVDTEKGQEFVKRIKANVATTHNQNVLGGLGGFAACYDVSFLKSYQEPILLSGTDGVGTKLQIARELGIHDTVGIDLVAMCVNDILVNGGKPLFFQDYIACGKLHLPTMEAIVSGIVKGCRLAECALVGGETAEHPGVMPDDEYDLAGFVVGVVEKNKMIDGKTIRPGDMIVGLSSSGPHSNGFSLIRKLLLKDGKLPASQDQIDFIKNFVFVPTSIYVKSILSLIEKVNVKGMVHITGGGFYENIPRVLPTGVGAEIFSLPETYVFSKLEKDHALDRNDMYGTFNMGIGYIIVVESNQIDSVMNELNILGEKPYIIGKTNDTGKITIKM is encoded by the coding sequence ATGTCTGACCAAAACAAAGTAACATACAAAGATGCAGGAGTTGATACCGAAAAGGGTCAAGAATTTGTAAAAAGAATCAAGGCGAATGTCGCAACCACTCATAATCAGAATGTATTAGGTGGGTTAGGTGGGTTTGCTGCTTGTTATGATGTTAGTTTTTTAAAATCATATCAGGAACCAATTTTGCTTTCTGGCACTGACGGTGTTGGAACAAAACTCCAAATTGCAAGGGAACTTGGCATTCATGATACTGTAGGTATAGATCTCGTTGCCATGTGTGTAAATGACATTTTGGTAAATGGTGGTAAACCGTTGTTTTTTCAGGATTACATTGCTTGTGGAAAACTACATCTACCTACAATGGAAGCGATTGTTTCTGGAATAGTAAAAGGATGTAGACTAGCCGAATGCGCATTAGTTGGTGGAGAGACTGCAGAACATCCAGGAGTAATGCCAGATGATGAATATGATTTGGCTGGATTTGTAGTGGGTGTTGTCGAAAAAAACAAAATGATTGATGGTAAAACCATTCGACCAGGCGACATGATCGTTGGACTCTCCTCTTCGGGGCCACATAGCAATGGATTTTCTCTCATTCGGAAGTTACTTTTGAAAGATGGTAAATTACCCGCATCACAAGACCAAATTGATTTTATCAAAAACTTTGTATTTGTTCCCACTAGTATATATGTAAAATCAATTCTATCGCTAATTGAAAAAGTAAACGTAAAAGGAATGGTTCATATCACAGGTGGTGGGTTTTATGAAAACATACCTCGAGTTTTACCCACAGGCGTTGGAGCTGAAATTTTCTCGCTTCCTGAAACATATGTGTTCTCTAAACTTGAAAAAGACCATGCATTAGATCGAAATGATATGTATGGTACATTTAATATGGGAATTGGTTACATTATCGTCGTAGAATCAAATCAAATTGATTCGGTTATGAATGAATTAAATATACTTGGCGAAAAACCATATATCATTGGTAAAACTAATGACACTGGTAAAATTACCATCAAGATGTAA
- a CDS encoding sensor histidine kinase: protein MIPHCLILNSQTTNELLPILNEVNFTYLRIQKLDEILHHLKNEKFHFIILPIEDLKDSNSQEILENISKSYPNTLIILVTDSNHWAQTASFLKRHSAYDYIQFPFEDEHVKLTLDRSFQYLNTKLKSQFIHEAENHLFKRVIEIFDWKKSLTHKENQNISADIIHQMNISLFQGSGIGTLMSVVSILISKSKFDTENNYYIVQKPILDLLSENYDAAKSMFDSMSISQSVIDDDKTIETTESPIQLLPIFEAESKFLEEALSLKSQKINISQLPNSVTNHKIRFNLEKITYTIREILLNAIKYSKEGDEIFVIFFHRENFLEIKIINPAYQNEDGTIGIPEKYETLIFEPFFRISSVVDDSYAKFEQFRFGLGLTLVKKIMDQHQTNVQIYNIDDNLKNDNTKDVCLTIRFPLFIEEKKNG from the coding sequence ATGATACCACATTGTCTTATATTAAACTCTCAAACAACTAACGAATTGCTTCCCATCCTAAATGAAGTTAATTTCACTTATTTGAGGATCCAAAAATTAGATGAAATACTTCATCATTTAAAAAATGAAAAATTCCATTTTATCATTTTACCTATCGAAGACTTAAAAGACTCAAATTCACAAGAAATCTTAGAAAATATCTCAAAGTCATATCCAAACACACTTATTATTCTTGTCACCGATTCAAACCATTGGGCACAAACTGCTTCATTTCTAAAGAGACATTCAGCCTATGATTACATACAATTTCCATTCGAAGATGAGCATGTAAAATTGACACTCGATAGGTCTTTCCAATACTTAAATACAAAACTTAAATCTCAATTCATCCACGAAGCTGAAAATCATTTATTCAAACGTGTGATTGAAATTTTTGATTGGAAAAAATCACTCACACACAAAGAAAACCAAAACATTTCTGCAGACATTATCCACCAAATGAATATTAGCTTGTTTCAAGGAAGTGGTATTGGAACACTTATGAGTGTAGTAAGTATTTTAATTTCAAAAAGTAAATTCGATACTGAAAACAATTACTATATCGTCCAAAAACCAATATTAGATTTATTATCAGAAAATTATGATGCTGCAAAAAGTATGTTTGATAGCATGTCAATCTCACAATCTGTGATTGATGATGACAAAACTATCGAAACAACCGAATCACCAATTCAATTATTACCTATTTTTGAAGCGGAGAGCAAATTTTTAGAAGAAGCTTTATCTTTAAAATCACAAAAGATTAACATAAGCCAACTTCCAAATTCGGTGACGAATCATAAAATACGATTCAATCTTGAAAAAATAACATATACCATAAGAGAAATTCTTTTGAATGCCATCAAATATTCCAAAGAAGGTGACGAAATTTTTGTCATATTTTTTCATAGGGAGAATTTCTTAGAAATTAAAATCATAAACCCTGCCTATCAAAATGAAGATGGAACAATTGGCATTCCAGAAAAATATGAAACTTTAATTTTTGAACCTTTTTTCAGAATTTCATCTGTTGTTGATGATAGTTACGCTAAATTTGAACAATTTCGATTCGGGTTAGGTTTGACATTAGTTAAAAAGATAATGGACCAACACCAAACAAATGTACAAATTTATAATATAGATGACAACTTAAAAAATGATAATACAAAAGATGTTTGTTTAACAATTCGATTTCCATTATTCATTGAGGAGAAAAAAAATGGCTAG